A part of Bubalus bubalis isolate 160015118507 breed Murrah chromosome 6, NDDB_SH_1, whole genome shotgun sequence genomic DNA contains:
- the LRRC39 gene encoding leucine-rich repeat-containing protein 39 isoform X2, whose product MWLVRIWEERVCLTKLREKVTKEDGRVILKIEKEEWKTLPSSLLKLNQLQEWQLHRIGLLKIPEFIGRFQNLIVLDLSRNTISEIPRGIGLLTRLQELILSYNRIKTVPMELSYCASLEKLELAVNRDISDLPQELSNLLKLTHLDLSMNLFTTIPPAVLNMPALEWLDMGSNRLEQLPDTIDRMQNLHTLWLQRNEITCLPETISSMKNLSTLVLSNNKLQDIPVCMEEMTNLRFVNFRDNPLKLEVTLPPSENIEEEEERELFGLQFMHTYIQESRRAGNQVNCSTTSPNSIDADG is encoded by the exons GCTAGTGCGAATCTGGGAAGAACGAGTATGCTTAACCAAGCTAAGAGAAAAGGTCACCAAGGAAGATGGAAGAGtcattttaaagatagaaaaagagGAATGGAAG ACTCTCCCTTCTTCTCTACTAAAACTGAATCAGCTACAGGAATGGCAACTTCATAGAATTGGCTTGCTGAAAATTCCTGAATTCATTGGAAGGTTCCAGAACCTTATTGTGTTAGATTTATCTCGAAACACAATTTCTGAGATACCTCGAGGAATTG GACTGCTCACTAGACTTCAGGAACTGATTCTTAGTTACAATAGAATCAAAACTGTCCCCATGGAACTAAGTTACTGTGCCAGCTTGGAGAAACTTGAACTTGCTGTTAACAGAGACATCAGTGATCTTCCACAAGAG CTCAGCAATTTGTTAAAGCTTACTCACCTTGATTTGAGTATGAACCTCTTTACTACAATCCCTCCTGCTGTGTTGAACATGCCTGCCCTTGAGTGGCTTGATATGGGAAGCAACAGACTTGAACAACTTCCTGATACTATAGACag AATGCAAAATCTACATACATTATGGCTGCAACGGAATGAAATAACATGCTTGCCAGAAACAATCAGCAGTATGAAAAATCTGAGTACTCTTGTTCTCAGCAACAATAAACTGCAAGATATTCCAGTGTGTATGGAAGAGATGACCAATCTAAG GTTTGTCAACTTCCGAGACAACCCATTGAAACTGGAAGTAACACTTCCTCCCAGTGAAAAcatagaagaggaagaggaacgGGAATTATTCGGCCTTCAgtttatgcacacatatatacaggaGTCACGGAGAGCAG